Part of the Roseofilum casamattae BLCC-M143 genome, ATCTTGATGCGCGAGAGGAGAGAGGAGTATAACAGGAGCAGAAATAATCCTCGATTCACTGTTGATAAAGAAAGACGCACGATCTCTAAACATTCTAAGCTGACAGCAATGTCTTCAATCGATCGGTGAATCGATCCAGACTATAGTTGTGTATCACATAATTGCGTAAAGCTTCCGGATTGTAGAGTCGCTGGTTGGGATACTCTCCCTGTAAAATTTGAGCGAGAGTTTTGGCGATCGCCTCCACATCTTCCGGATTAACTAAACTGCCCCAGTCTCCTCCAGCCAGGGGATCGACGGCTCCATCGCGATCGCCAGCTAATGCGGGTTTTCCGCAGGCCATAGACTCTAAATAAACAATGCCAAAGCCTTCTCCCTGACTGGGTAAAGCAAATAGATCGCAGAGATTGTAATGATCGCACAGTTCGTCATCGGACACAGCCCCCGTTAAGGTCACGAACTCCGATAGTTCGAGTTCCTCAATCCTCCTTTCGATCCACGGGCGATCGTCTCCTTTACCCACCAGCAGATAATGAATGGTGGGCAGGTGCTGGCGCAACTGGGTTAGGGCTTCTAAAATAACTCCATAACCCTTATAGTGCGCCGATCTGCCCAAACGACTGACCGTGAGAATAATTGGTTGTTCTGGCGAAAGGCCGTAGCGTTGCAGCAAATAATCTGGTTTGGGTTTAATCTGAAACCGTTGCGGATCGAATGTATTGGGCAAGACAACCATTTGTTCCTCCGTTAAATCTTGCTCCGCTAACAAACGCGATCGCGTATATTCACTGACCGCAACGACCCGATTCGCATGAGACAATGCCCCTCGCAGTCGTGTATCCTGAAGATTCCAGACCTCCGTTCCATGGCCGATAATCCAATACGGACAGCCCAACCACTGTTTCAGGCGATCGCACACCACACCATAATTAACGTGAGTACAAATTGTTAAACTCGGACGTTTTTGCCAGCTCAGTTTGACTAAACTCAACCCCAACAGCACGCTTTGCACCCAGCGCGGAAACCGGCCAAATACATGAAATCTCGTTTGCGGTAGAAATCCGTGAGATTCAGGGATACAGGAGTCATACTTGAGAAAAACGTCATACTCTGCTTGAGGATAAATACATTGCAAGCTATGAAGAAGAAAAGCGGAGTACACTTGAATCCCGCCTTTGAACCCAAATATATTGGGAAATACCAGAAAGAATCGAGGAGCCATAATAATGATGAGGAGGCGAACTATAGATCGAGCGCTGCTTCTGTAGTGTTCTCAGTTGAAATCAATCGTTTTTATGCTACTTTAGCAAAATTGTTATATTAATTTACATCGATCCTGACCTACAATAGGAGCAAATTCACCGATCGCTTAGGACAGAACGCTATGTCAGTTATTGCTGTCATCGACTATGATATGGGAAATTTGCACTCCGCGTGTAAGGGATTGGAAAAAGCTGGTGCAACGCCCAACGTGACCGATAGTGCTTCAGAAATTCACAATGCCGATGCTGTAGTTTTACCCGGAGTTGGGGCATTCGATCCAGCCGTCCGACACATCCGATCTCGCCATCTGGAAGAACCCATTCAGCAGGCGATCGCCAGTGGCAAACCCTTTCTCGGCATTTGCGTGGGATTGCAAATTCTCTTTGACTATAGCGAAGAAGGCAGCGAACCCGGTTTAGGTATTATCCCTGGGGCCGTCCGTCGCTTCCACTTGGAACCGGGAATTACAATTCCCCACATGGGATGGAATCACCTCCACTTTAGCCAACCCAATATTCCCCTGTGGCAAGACTTATCAACGGCGTCCTGGATGTACTTCGTTCACTCCTACTATGTCGATCCAACCGATGCTCGAGTTACAGCCGCAACAGTCACTCACGGCAGTCAAACAGTAACGGCAGCGATCGCCCGCGATAACCTGATAGGAGTGCAATTCCACCCGGAAAAATCAGACCAGGCTGGATTGCAAATTCTCGCCAATTTTGTCCAGCACGTGGGATCTAACGTCCACGCATGTGTTTAGTCTTAACTCTCATCCTTACAGCCGAACAATGGTGTTACCCCTGGTTATTGAGGAAACAGCACTATTTCAATTCAAATTCTGGCTCAATCACCAGATTCAAGATGGAATGCATTACCAATACGACATGTTTTGCCGGTTGCATACCGTCTCCTCAGACCAACGCGCTCGGCTCTATCAATGGGGCTGTAAACTGAGTCAATCCGGAACCCCTACAATCATTAGTCTGAACGAGCATAGTTGTAGCTTGTGGGTGAGTTTGCGCGACCCTCTAGTCAAATTAGTTCTCATTGATGGGATTGACTTAGACTGGCCTTCATAATCCCTATTAGCTAGATGCAAACCCCCTACCACCAACGGCTGCGACTCCTGACGTTAAGACGTTAGATTTGTCAATTAACTTAATCTAAACAATTTCCCCATTTTGCAAAAAAATGAGTTATGTTAACATGAAAACACCAGCAGCCGAGATTCTTAAGATACTCTTAAGATGTGCGCGCAGCGATTAACTCGCTGGTTCTGCTCCTGTAGAACCGGCGGGAAAAACACTACACTATCGTGTTTTTCTGTAGTGCAGAAACTAAGCTAATCCTCCGAGCACCAGAGAAGGTAATATCGTGGTAAAAAAATTTTTTGACTTAAACGTTTCTAGTTCCTCTCCCTTATCTGGAGATGAGACAGGAGGCTTGCACGTCGTTTTTTACCAGTTAGGATAGTAGTTGCGACTACCAACCTTGCTCGATATTGCTTTCCTCCCTCATTGAGGAGTCATCGAACTGCGATCGGTCATTCAACGATAAAAGTTGTTCCCACCAAAACTGAATTAGCCTTCGGAATTGTTTCTTGGAACAATTGGCAGTGATGAGTCTTTTTACTTATCACTTACCGATCGACAGACAACCATCAATTATTAATTTACAACCGACCCACACACAAATCTGGCAAGTATTGTTAAACTTGAAAAGTTTGTTTATGGGTAGTGGTGAACCAACTCACTAACACCATTTCTCCATTGGAATTCTTAACCCTATCAAAAGAGCATGAGGAACGCGGCATGACCCAGGCGAAAACCCTACTCCCAACCCTCGAAAACCCCGAAATTGAAGAAGAGCTGTATGTCATAGAAGAGGACGAAGAACTCGACGATTATCTAGGCACAGCGGCCGATGAGGAAGACGGTAAGTCGGGCAAAGTTCGCTCTGTTCGTCGAAAGACTCAAGTCAAGAAAAAGCATTACACTGAAGATTCAATTCGCCTCTACCTACAAGAAATCGGCCGGATTCGGCTACTCAGAGCAGATGAGGAGATTGAGCTAGCTCGCAAAATTGCTGACTTACTCGAACTAGAGCGCATTAGAGACGATCTTGAAGACGGAATGGAGCGCGAAGCGAGCGACGCGGAGTGGGCCGAGCATGTGGGAATGGCATTACCAGCCTTTCGCTATCGCCTGCATTTGGGACGTAGAGCAAAAGACAAGATGGTGCAATCCAACTTGCGCTTAGTGGTCTCCATTGCGAAGAAATATATGAATCGCGGCTTGTCGTTCCAAGATTTAATCCAAGAAGGCAGCTTGGGATTGATTCGAGCGGCTGAAAAGTTCGATCACGAAAAAGGATATAAATTCTCGACCTATGCTACCTGGTGGATTCGCCAAGCCATTACCCGTGCAATTGCGGATCAATCTCGGACAATTCGCCTTCCGGTTCACCTCTACGAAACTATTTCTCGGATTAAGAAGACAACTAAGTTGCTCTCTCAAGAAATGGGACGCAAACCGACTGAGGAAGAAATTGCAGAACGGATGGAAATGACCATCGAAAAGCTGCGGTTTATTGCCAAGTCCGCACAACTTCCGATTTCTCTAGAAACTCCGATTGGCAAGGAAGAAGACTCTCGTTTGGGCGATTTCATTGAATCCGATGGCGAAACTCCCGAAGACCAAGTCTCGAAAAGCTTGCTGCGCGAAGACTTAGAAGGAGTTCTCGGAACCTTAAGTCCTCGCGAGCGCGATGTGTTGCGTTTGCGCTACGGCCTTGATGATGGTCGAATGAAGACTTTAGAAGAGATCGGACAAATTTTTAATGTGACGCGGGAGCGCATTCGCCAAATTGAAGCAAAAGCTCTGCGCAAGCTCCGCCATCCGAACCGGAATAGCATTCTCCGCGAATATATTGGCTAGAATTGGATAAGACAAATGGACAGCTATATACATGTATATAGCTGTCCATTCATTACATTGAGAGACATTTAGAGTCCGAAAACACCTAAAAATCCGTTACTGGAGATCAGTTCAATGGTCAGAGCAGCTACAAAGCCGATCATGGCCAGACGGCCGTTCCAGATTTCTGCTTGGGGGGTAAATCCTACTTTCCAAGCATTGCGGTTGATTGTAAGTTCGCGTTCTTCCATAAATAAAAATCCTTACTAAAGTTAGAGTTGATGTTCCTGTAAATAAATATTAACAAAATGAGAGAGGTATTGGCAGCACTCTCAATATATAGTGTCAGTAATTCATGAAGATTGCAATTCTTCCGGCATTTTCGCAATACCGGAGGTTAAGACCTCGCATCCAGTTTCGGTTACCAGTACGTCATCTTCAATGCGGATACCAATTCCGCGCCATTGAGGAGGAACTTCCGGTTGCTCTTCAGCTGGTTCCACATGAGGAGCAATATACATCCCCGGTTCTACGGTTAATACTTGTCCGGGTTGCAAAATGCGCCACTCATCTTCGCTTTGCTTGTAGGCGCCCGTATCGTGAACGTCTAAGCCCAACCAATGGCTGGTGCGATGCATGTAATAGGGCTGGTATTTACTCTCTTTAATTAGCTCTTCGAGGTCTCCAACCAGAAATCCTAATTCGATCATGCCCTCAACTAGGACGCGAACTGCAGTATCGTGAACTAAGTTAAATGAGTTACCGGGTTTAACTTGCGCGATCGCTTGTCTCTGTGCTTCTAAGACAATTTCGTAGATCGTGCGCTGCTCCAGAGAATACTGCCCCCCCACGGGATAGGTGCGGGTAATATCGCCGTTGTAATAGCCATAACAACATCCCGCATCAATCAGCAATAGATCTCCCGACTCCAGTTGTCGAGAGTTCTCTACATAATGCAAAATACAAGCATTGGGACCGGAAGCCACAATAGACGGATAAGCGGGACCCACGCCTCCTCGCAAGCGAAATAAGCGTTCCATTTCTGCTTGGATTTCGTATTCGTAGCATCCCGGTTTGGCCATATCCCAAGCCAGATGATGGGCTTCGACGGAAATTGCGATCGCCTTACGCATCAGTTCCAGTTCCGCCTCACTTTTCACTAAGCGCAGGGGCGAGAGAATAGTCACTGGATCTTCGAGAGCAACTGGTCCGATCCCTTTTTTCTGATATTGTCGCAGCAGAGATTGCCACTGGCGCAAGATGGTTTGATTAAAGGCTTCATCTCGTCCCCAGTGATAGTAAATGCGATCGGCCTTGGCTAAATACTGGGGTAATTTTTCCTCTAATTCAGCGATGGAATAGACCTCATCCGCACCATAGCGCTCCTTTGCCTCATCCACTCCAACCCGATATCCCGTCCATACTTCCTTTTGCCAGTCTTTCGGTTGCACGAAGAGCACGAACCGATGTTCGTCATGGTGCGGCGCGAGCACTGCTACGGCATCGGCTTCATTAAACCCTGTCAGATAGAAAAAATCGCTATCTTGACGAAATGTATTGTGCCTTGCAGCTTCCGGAGCGCTGCGAAAGATGGCCGTACCCCGATGGATTTTTTCCATTAACCGCTCTCGCCGTTGCCGATACTCATCCTGAAATTGTAGAGATACTGCTTCAGCTACTGATGAAACCACGAATTACTCCTAAAACCGATAACTGAGAACTTGAATTTCCGGGCTGCTCTCTGGCAGGGAGCTAGCCTCGAGGGTCAGGCGATCGCTCCCTACTTGTCGCACGGGCGTCCCACTCATGACTCTCAGAAATGCATCTAAGCTCGCTAAGTTGCAGGCATCGGGATTAGCAGCCGCCGTTTGGTAGTGAGTGGGAACCACAATTCTCGGATTGAGCATATCCACCGCTTGTTTGGCTTCTTCGGGATTGTAGGCTTTCGGCCCTCCTCCCACGGGGAGAAATACCACATCCGGTTTACCAATCAGAATTTTTTGCTCGACAGTGACTGGAGAAGCCATTCCACCCAGGTGTAGAAGCTTAATTCCGGCTTGTTTCCACACCCAAGCTACATTCGCCGGGAAGCGGCTGCCCGGTCTTTTTTCCGGTCGTCCGGCAGCGAGTCCGCGAATGCGCATCCCTGCAAGCTTCCCGTCGAGTTGATAATCTCCGGGTTCAAACAGCAGGCGAGGCTGGCCGGGCAGATCGTTTACATAGCCCTCATCGAGTAATTGGGAACTGATTAATACCAGGTCGGCATCTACTTTGGGCGCCGGGTAGTTTGCCGTACATCCCGCGGGCTGAAAGGGATTGACCAAGACGCGGACGCCCGCTCCGGTGACGCGAACGCAGGTATGACCCAGCCATTCAATATTCAGGGTTTCGCCCGCTCGGGCCTCGCTTGGTTGATGGTATGCAGAACCAATAGCCGTGGCGATCGCCATCGTTCCGGCATAGCTGATGAATTTGCGACGTTTCATTAGTCGATATTTTTTTCCCTCACTGACCGGCCTGTATTTTAACATTCCCGAGTCCGAACGTACTGCCCGGGTTTAATTCAATTGCCGCAAAAAGTTGCCCAGTAATTGTTTGCCTGCCGTGGTTAAAATACTCTCGGGATGGAATTGTACTCCTTGGATGTGGGGATAGGTGCGGTGGCGCACTCCCATAATCGTTCCATCGTCTACCCATGCCGTCACTTCCAGTTCTTCGGGGCAGCTTTCGCGCTCGATCGCTAAACTATGATAGCGCGTGGCTCTCATCGGCATTTCCAGATTGGCAAATAGCCCCGTATTGTTGTGGTGAATGGGGGAGGTTTTGCCATGCATCAGTTCTGGCGCCGAGACAATTTTGGCGCCAAAGACATGGCCGATGCCTTGATGGCCCAAGCAGACCCCGAGAATGGGGATTTTGGGACCCAGGGAGGCGATCGCATCGAGGGAAATTCCGGAATCTTCGGGACGTCCGGGACCGGGAGAGATGGCGATCGCATCGGGATTGAGGTCTTCCAATTCTGCTAGGGTAATGCGATCGTTACGATAAACCCGAACGTCTTTTCCCGTCGGAAACTCTTGTCCGAGTTCGGTTAAGTACTGAACTAAATTATAGGTAAAACTATCGTAGTTATCGATAACAACAATCATAGGATAGTGATGGTGAGGTGAAGAGGGTCAGTTAAGCGAGGATAGCTGCCAGTCGGGGAACGAAAATCGAAGCACCAACAATTAGGGAGGAGATGGCAGCGATTAATACCGCTCCGGCAGCACAGTCTTTAGCCACTTTCGCTAATTCGTGATAGGTTTGCTGCACGGTTAAATCAACGACGGATTCTAGAGCCGTATTTAGCAACTCTAGCACTAAAACCAGGCAAATAACGATCGCCAAGATCGCAGCTTCGATGGCGCTTACCCGTAGAATTGCAGAGGCGATCGCGACGATGCAGCCGAGAGCGACGTGAATCCGAAAGTTACGTTGAGTTCTAAATGCATAGGAGACCCCTGCCCAAGCATACTGAAAACTAGTCAGCAGATTCTCAGCAACACGCCAGGAACAATCTCGATTGACTGCTCTTGGGTTAGATGGGGGTTGTGGCATGGAAATCGAGAGTTTACTAGACATAATTCCACCATAAGCGAATGGGCAGCAGGAGTATTTTCTCCTCTGAGTACAATCGCCTGCCGTTCGCAGGGGACAGATCGCGGATCGACCGGTCTACCCTGAGGGTAACTCATCTGAGTCAAGATGGCATCTTTCTCCCAATGTTCGTGCCTTCAGGCTGAGAAGTCGGTCATTCAGAGTTGTCCCTGCAAATTCACCTGTTGCAAGAGCCATTCCTGTTGGTCGAGCATGCGATCTAAACTCTCTTCATCCGGATGATCCCAACCGAGGAGATGCAGTAAACCGTGGGCGGCGAGCCAAGCCAGTTCCGTAGTTTCTGTATGTCCTCGATCGCGAGCTTGCTGGCGTGCGGTTTCCACGGAGAGAACCAAATCCCCTAAATAGAGAGGTTCCTCACTATTGGGAATACTGGGATACTCGGCTTCTAGAGCGGCAAAGGCGAGAATATCGGTGGGTTGGTTTTGGTGACGGTATTGGGAATTAAAGTGTTGAATGTCGCGATCGTCGGTTAGTCGTAAGCTCAGTTCGTAGCTTGGAGCAGGTGGAGGATCGAGATGAGCTAACCAACAGGTAAACCAGGTTTGCCAAGTCGCCGAAGCAATGGGCACATCGGAAATTGAATCATTGACCTGGATCTGAATTTCGATACTCATTGTTCGATACTTAATTGGCGGCTCGTGGAATTAGCGAGTGAGATAAGATAAACCG contains:
- a CDS encoding aminopeptidase P N-terminal domain-containing protein; protein product: MVSSVAEAVSLQFQDEYRQRRERLMEKIHRGTAIFRSAPEAARHNTFRQDSDFFYLTGFNEADAVAVLAPHHDEHRFVLFVQPKDWQKEVWTGYRVGVDEAKERYGADEVYSIAELEEKLPQYLAKADRIYYHWGRDEAFNQTILRQWQSLLRQYQKKGIGPVALEDPVTILSPLRLVKSEAELELMRKAIAISVEAHHLAWDMAKPGCYEYEIQAEMERLFRLRGGVGPAYPSIVASGPNACILHYVENSRQLESGDLLLIDAGCCYGYYNGDITRTYPVGGQYSLEQRTIYEIVLEAQRQAIAQVKPGNSFNLVHDTAVRVLVEGMIELGFLVGDLEELIKESKYQPYYMHRTSHWLGLDVHDTGAYKQSEDEWRILQPGQVLTVEPGMYIAPHVEPAEEQPEVPPQWRGIGIRIEDDVLVTETGCEVLTSGIAKMPEELQSS
- the hisH gene encoding imidazole glycerol phosphate synthase subunit HisH, which translates into the protein MSVIAVIDYDMGNLHSACKGLEKAGATPNVTDSASEIHNADAVVLPGVGAFDPAVRHIRSRHLEEPIQQAIASGKPFLGICVGLQILFDYSEEGSEPGLGIIPGAVRRFHLEPGITIPHMGWNHLHFSQPNIPLWQDLSTASWMYFVHSYYVDPTDARVTAATVTHGSQTVTAAIARDNLIGVQFHPEKSDQAGLQILANFVQHVGSNVHACV
- the ybeY gene encoding rRNA maturation RNase YbeY codes for the protein MSIEIQIQVNDSISDVPIASATWQTWFTCWLAHLDPPPAPSYELSLRLTDDRDIQHFNSQYRHQNQPTDILAFAALEAEYPSIPNSEEPLYLGDLVLSVETARQQARDRGHTETTELAWLAAHGLLHLLGWDHPDEESLDRMLDQQEWLLQQVNLQGQL
- a CDS encoding diacylglycerol kinase family protein; this translates as MSSKLSISMPQPPSNPRAVNRDCSWRVAENLLTSFQYAWAGVSYAFRTQRNFRIHVALGCIVAIASAILRVSAIEAAILAIVICLVLVLELLNTALESVVDLTVQQTYHELAKVAKDCAAGAVLIAAISSLIVGASIFVPRLAAILA
- a CDS encoding MBL fold metallo-hydrolase, whose amino-acid sequence is MKRRKFISYAGTMAIATAIGSAYHQPSEARAGETLNIEWLGHTCVRVTGAGVRVLVNPFQPAGCTANYPAPKVDADLVLISSQLLDEGYVNDLPGQPRLLFEPGDYQLDGKLAGMRIRGLAAGRPEKRPGSRFPANVAWVWKQAGIKLLHLGGMASPVTVEQKILIGKPDVVFLPVGGGPKAYNPEEAKQAVDMLNPRIVVPTHYQTAAANPDACNLASLDAFLRVMSGTPVRQVGSDRLTLEASSLPESSPEIQVLSYRF
- a CDS encoding glycosyltransferase, encoding MAPRFFLVFPNIFGFKGGIQVYSAFLLHSLQCIYPQAEYDVFLKYDSCIPESHGFLPQTRFHVFGRFPRWVQSVLLGLSLVKLSWQKRPSLTICTHVNYGVVCDRLKQWLGCPYWIIGHGTEVWNLQDTRLRGALSHANRVVAVSEYTRSRLLAEQDLTEEQMVVLPNTFDPQRFQIKPKPDYLLQRYGLSPEQPIILTVSRLGRSAHYKGYGVILEALTQLRQHLPTIHYLLVGKGDDRPWIERRIEELELSEFVTLTGAVSDDELCDHYNLCDLFALPSQGEGFGIVYLESMACGKPALAGDRDGAVDPLAGGDWGSLVNPEDVEAIAKTLAQILQGEYPNQRLYNPEALRNYVIHNYSLDRFTDRLKTLLSA
- the rpoD gene encoding RNA polymerase sigma factor RpoD, translated to MTQAKTLLPTLENPEIEEELYVIEEDEELDDYLGTAADEEDGKSGKVRSVRRKTQVKKKHYTEDSIRLYLQEIGRIRLLRADEEIELARKIADLLELERIRDDLEDGMEREASDAEWAEHVGMALPAFRYRLHLGRRAKDKMVQSNLRLVVSIAKKYMNRGLSFQDLIQEGSLGLIRAAEKFDHEKGYKFSTYATWWIRQAITRAIADQSRTIRLPVHLYETISRIKKTTKLLSQEMGRKPTEEEIAERMEMTIEKLRFIAKSAQLPISLETPIGKEEDSRLGDFIESDGETPEDQVSKSLLREDLEGVLGTLSPRERDVLRLRYGLDDGRMKTLEEIGQIFNVTRERIRQIEAKALRKLRHPNRNSILREYIG
- a CDS encoding anthranilate synthase component II; the protein is MIVVIDNYDSFTYNLVQYLTELGQEFPTGKDVRVYRNDRITLAELEDLNPDAIAISPGPGRPEDSGISLDAIASLGPKIPILGVCLGHQGIGHVFGAKIVSAPELMHGKTSPIHHNNTGLFANLEMPMRATRYHSLAIERESCPEELEVTAWVDDGTIMGVRHRTYPHIQGVQFHPESILTTAGKQLLGNFLRQLN
- a CDS encoding chlorophyll a/b-binding protein, producing the protein MEERELTINRNAWKVGFTPQAEIWNGRLAMIGFVAALTIELISSNGFLGVFGL